The nucleotide window ctcaaaaaaatcaccctttatttttgcaacattttagAATTCATGAAATCTTCAACATCAAACACGTTTTTTGATtaagcattatttatttaatttattttgattttaattcacCTCGTTTCTGAGTTTATTTGGCGAAACAAATAGACGATAGCTTACAGAAGttagtgtatatatttattttgctttaattttaatatctatGGAACATTTCAAAGCtcagaatatattttaattacaatagtTTGATcattcattttcaaaatttaattcataaGGGCTTTGCTTAGAAAGTTTGAGGAAAACTTATGGTAATTACAGTTTAACTGAAGTCTGTTTTGAAATCATAGCTTAGTTGCATTCGGGATCGTCTTTTCTAGATGTATGAACGAATTTTTCCAACCATCGACAAATAGAGGAACATAAAAGTTTGAGATGCTTCAGTACGAATGATGGACTTTTATGAGAAAATCTTTCATATAAGAATGTGAGCGGGTATTGAAATTTAGCAGAGAGGTCGAATAACTCGCTCGCTCATCtttcataatatattataaattttttgacttCAGCTTTACTGTAATTACAATTGCAAAAATTTAGACGAGAGTTCATACTACACTAAGCTTCgaaatatcaatatataattttatattcttgattttaacatttttcagaAACTTTTAACCATCGAAATGGGGATTGTACCCAACAACTACTCGTACTAACAGCTAACGAGAACTATactcttttgttttattttgaaaggAACCTTTTAATCATCCCCATAAATGCTATTACTTTTTCAATACTCTTCTGTGTTTAAACTTCGAATCTCatgttatatttatatgcttcaaaaaagtattgtttttgtggaGCTTCGCTGCTgtctcttttgttttttgttaaacaaatttataaattgtaaaaaatatgatttgtaAAAATTCCATTAAGCTATTGATTGTTGCGCATAAAAAGTCTGCATTaaagttgtttttgcatttagggaacatttcacatttatgtatgtatgtaagttaatGGGTGATGGTGATTTAAATTCGCAATTTCATGAATTATTGTTGCAcgttgcacatatgtatgtctgtatttgacCAGAGTTTGAGCTGTGGAAGTTTAAGAGATGTCAGTTGATAAAAAAAACGGcgcaaaatgtgtgtgtgtatgtgttgaggGTGCGTTTGATGCAGAAAATAATTACTCTCGATAAGGCACTCCCTATGTTAAGCATTATCTGCGCTGCTGTTGATATTTTGTCAATTAACCTTTCGGCAGCAATTCCAAAAATCAAATATCGATGGACACGTTGGTCCTGGCTACCGCTTCCGCTGCAGTTACAAGTCTCTGCTTTCtgcataaatgaaaatttactcTTTTTCTTCAACTTCATCTAAGCTTCATATAAACTCGGAGCCCTACCAACATTCTTCCACCACGAGTACTTATATTTCCGAAAGCAACGATTTAGACCGGTCACAGGTgacgagtacaacaacaattgattcagtataacatatatttttatcttgTTAAGTAAGGGCTTACAAAGTTCCTTCTGCTGTTGCAACAAGTAGAATTCCTATTAACTCCAAtaactttgtttttgtacaacaataaaatactgCTTTGAATATGTCTCATATTGCTTATAACTAATTCAATTCTTTTCATTAATATTCAAACAATTCTCAACTTTTCGCTGTTCGTCTTAGTGCTGCTCGTCCAACACATTACCAaaaagcaaattgaaaaaatatctcAGCATTTTTCTTAGTTATGGAGCTGGGCTGGGTGGTACGTGAGGTATGAACTCGGTGCGAAAGGCGAACTCCTCGCTATCGCTGGAAGAACTGTCGCTTGTGTAGGACGCTTCGCCTGGAACACCGCCtacgccgccgccaccgcccaATGCGAGGCCGACGCCAGCAGTCGCGCTGCTCACCCGCATGCTGCCCAGGAATGCGTTGTGTGACTGTTGTTTGGTAGACGTTTTGCTTGGgtgccgttgttgttgctgctgctgtcgccAGAGCAGCTCATTCTGCTTCACCGTCGACGCATGTATCTTCTCCGGCCAATGAAACTCCATTTGCTGCTTGGCGCTGCCCAAACTCTTCTGGAGTGACGTGGCGTTGCTACCCGCCGAGGCTGGCGCTGCCGCATTTAATATCGGCAACGGTGGCAGCGGTAAGGATTTGGGCGGCGAGGGATGTGCACGATTACGCTCCTCCGGTGGGGAGTTGGCGAAATTGGAAGTGGGACTTTTGCCCGTCAAACGACTGACATCGAATTCGTGGAAGACTGCATTACGCGCACTGATACCGCTCAGCGCGGTAAATGTACGTTCACCAGCGCTTCCCATGCCAGTGATAGCGGCGCCACCATTGTATGGCGGAGCCGATGATGTAGCCGAAGATGAGCCTGAACCGGAACCACCGCCACCGCCTAAACCCATAGCAACAACAGTACTGCCAATGCGGCCACTGCTGCCATTCAAATCCATGCCTCTGGCCAGACCGCCTATGGTGGGCGGTACACCACCGCTATAATTATTACCCGGTCCGCGCCCACCACCAAAATCATAAATACGGTCTTCATAGGCGAATTGTTCCTCCAGCTGACGACTGTAGTGATGCGACATGCTACGCGCGCCGTAATTGTAGTGCGGCGCCGACTTTATGCTCACATTCGAACCGTACAACTTCTTCTGCGACGTCGTGGCCAACTCCGACGGGTCTTCGTCTTGCCAGCCGGGTGTCAACAATTTATGTGTGGCACCATTGCCAGCTACACTGCCACCGCTGGCCGGTCGGCGTCGGCGGTAAAGTGAAGAGACCCGCGCGCGTATATCGCACTCCGAACGCGCAATACTGGGATTACAATCGCTGATCGGATCATCATCGCTCGATGAGCTCGAATCCAATATGATGGGATTGTAGCTGAGACGACGCAATGTGCGTGCGCGTATCGAACGCGGTTTGTAAGATGAAGCGCTGCGCACATGCGGTTTGTGTGAAGAACGACTCTCCATGGCCGAGTGAGTGGAGCGGCGTTTCAAACGCTGCTGTGGTTCGGACAGCACCGGCGAGATGGGGTTCATTGGGTTGTCGGTGAAAGACATGGAGCGCTGACGATGACCACTCTCTTTATATGGATCGGCATCGGCCACACTCAAGCCGCAAGCGCTGCTCTTAAGCTGATTGCTGGAGTATACCGAAGTATTGCTCGCATTAAGCGCAGACGTTTTGTTTGGTGAAGCGCAGCTGCCGTATTTCGTAGCGCTGAAGCGCTCCGTTGCGAGCGGCAAGCTATCATCCTTATGTGTCATATAactgctgccgctgccgctaGGCGCCAACATCGACGAGGTTTCTTTGGGACTGTAGTAGTTCTCTTGTGGACTATAATTGGATTTTTGACTGCTACGTCGCGATAGCGAGATGTTGGTGTCACGCGAAGCGAAACCCGTGTCGGGCGTGCTGGAGCGTTTGTCTTCGGCCATTTTCTGGTCCTGCATGAAATCACCTAGCGCCGACTGCGCCTGCGCGTGGCTCTGTGTGTTGATATATTGCAAGTGCTTGTCCAAATGACTGGTCGCTGCATTAAAGTCGAACATTGTCTGTACGCCGTTGCTGTAATTGTAGATGGCGGATTTGAGGCTGCCGGTGGCGCTACTGATTTCATCCTCAATCGACGACACGATGTTGGAAAACTGTTCGTTCAGCAAGGTCTCATCCGAGTCGGTTTTGTCCAGTTCCGTGTAGGTGTGCATGAAATCCAGATTAAGCGCCTTCAACGTGTTCTCGATATCCATAATATTCTCGCTGATACTTTTTTGATTACGCACCGCACGATGCGATTGCGGATCGAGCGTGGCAGAGGGCGACATTGTGTTCTGAGTTAGGGACGACGGTGGTGGATCCAAACTCAGTGGACGACTTAAGATTTCACGGGATTTTTCAAAACAGAAATCGGAACTTTCTTTATCGAAAATCGGTATGCGTAAATCGGGACCgttaacatttttgatttcGCTTAAGGAGCGAAATCGCTATTTTAACAAACCATTAAcgtttcataataaattatacAGAACAACAGTAAATAAACGAATGGCAAACAAAATtccaataacaaaacaaaaaatttagaagaaGAAACCcataatttgttttcaaattaattgagGCACGTTAGGGAAGGGAGAGGCAGATAAATTTTGCTGTTAGTAATTTGGCGATTTATAGTTGAGATTTCAGTACAAATCTAGGCAATCAGGCTTGaattgaaaataacaacaaaacttaCCTGCAAATCGGGTATGCTCTCCAGTTCTTCagtgaaatttttctttttcgaatACGGCGATAAGGACTTTTGCGCTGCTGCATTCGCGTTCGCGCCACCAGCTGTCGGTGAGCAATTACCGCCCGAGCCCTTGTCACTGGCATTGCTGCCGCTGCTCGTCAAGTGCGGAAATCGGAAGCTAAATTTACGTTTTGGACTTTGTGTACTGGACGTTTGGTCGCACACCAAATCGTTCATTGATCTGTAATTATAAGCAGTTCAAAGTGTTAGAAATTACAgttagatttttcaaatttagcgCACAACTCACCTCGCACTTATTTCATTAGCGATTTCGATGGCTTGATTCAGAATGCGCTCATCTTTTACCGAGATGGGTTTGACAGTGCCCGACGATGACTTCTTCTTCGAGGAGGTGCCGAACTTACTGCTGCTGTTACTCTCGCCATTCTTGCCACCAACCAATTTCGACGTGATTTCGGCGAATTCGTTCTTCTTGTTTGTGTGCTCAAAATCGGACGATTTCGATGCGGCAGCGCTGGTGCTGGCGCTCATTGAACCGAACATGGAGTTGATTTCATCCATGAGCGAAGGTCCAAAATCTAATTTGTCAGCAGTCATTTCGTCATCGGAGATTTCATGGTATTCGTGTGGATCCTCACTACTGCCGCCATTCTTGACCGCGTCACGCCATTGCTGTGAGCCACCCGCAGCAATGTTTCCTTGGAAGCTTTGACTATCCAGGCCGTAGTTGTTATTTTGCATAGCGAGTGTACCGCCGCTCAGCATAACTTCATCGTCGCCTTTGTGGGTAAATGGATTGGTGAAGGACTTGGTGTGTGACTGTTGTCCAGGAAATTCGAATGACGACTGTGCACCGTTGCCTGTGTTGAAATGCTTGGGTGTATTCTCCGTGGAAGATATAAATGTGGGATTCATTGAGGTGCCATGACCCTCTTCGGGGAAGTAACCGCTAGCAGTTTGCAGAGAATCTGGACTGGTTGGTGTTGGTGGCAGTAAAAGTGGTGTCTGCTCGATATCTTCCGATGGCTTATAAGGTGTAACGATTTGTCGTGGCACATGATTGTACTGTGAATGAACCAACGATAAATTAATAGTAGGTAAACGGAAggtaaataaatttgcattacATTTTGCGAATTGCCGAGGAACGCTATATCGCCAAATGAATCGCCGTCGATACCCACATGTCCAGTGTGTTTGAAATCATTTTGCGGCTTCGATATCATTTCTGTGCGTAATTTGCGTTTACTAATGCGTTCACTCGTGCGACAAAATGAATCACTAAAAGTAATTgggaaaattatttgtaaaatattttgtaaatatgaaatttattcacaaatttacCGATTAGCGCTGGGTAAACCCTCTAAATAAGCCACGGTATTTGAGGGGTTAAAGAAGCCAGTCTTTCCCGTTGTAAGTACGCCCTTCCAGAACGGTGTGCCCGTATTACGGTCGAGCACCGTTATAATATCACCTTGTCGATACAACAAATGATCCTTCTTCGGCTCCAAACAGTGCACAACCGCTTTCAGTTGCTCAGGCTTCATATCGGGCAGCAGTTCGTAGATTTCCGTGAACTTTGGACGTTTTACAGGATCATCTTGCCAACATTTGATCATGAGCGTGTAATATTCCTGAGGACAACAATCCGGCTGCTCGAGGCGCTGATAGTTTGGTGCGTCTATAGCTTCAAGTATCTGTAAGCCGGTAAGTGCAGCCCAAGGCTGAAATCCATAGGAAAACATTTCCCACAGACAAACGCCATAAGCCCAAACATCTGAGGCGTTGGTGAAGCGTAAATAGTTGATGCATTCCGGTGCACACCTGGGAGGGGTATTAAGTACAAACATTATAAAATCTAATTGGAAGCAAATTGAATGATATTACCAGGCAATAGGAAGTTTTAGATTGACATTAAAATTTGTCTTATAATAGTCCTTGCCCACACCCAAAGCACGTGACAGACCAAAGTCGGAGATTTTAACTTTATCCTTGCTGAAAACTAATATGTTGCGCGCCGCTAGATCTCTGCAATGAGCATGAAAAGCTTATATAGACATATGGATAGAATCGAAATAACTGTACGCACCTGTGTATGAGACGCTTATTTTCCAAGTAGCGCATACCGTTACAGATTTGCATTGCAAATTCACAAAGCGTTGGAATCGTGAGGAAGCTTACGCGCAAACCTGGATCTTTTAGGCATTCCAATAGCGAACGCAAATGTGCCAACTCAGTAACCAGCATTAATGAGTCGGTCGCCAAAACGACACCATATAAACGTACAATATTCTCATGCTCAATGGAGTGCATTATGGCGGCCTCCTTCAAAAACTCCATTGGATTCGATTGCATACGCTCGCGGCACAAGCATTTTATAGCAACTTGTATctgcgaaataaaaatatatttatttatttttatcatttcacTACTTATTGAGATGTACTAACCCTTTCCGTGCCATTGGTCCACACGCCTTGTTGCACTATGCCAAATTCGCCTGTACCCAATTGCTTGTTCACCGTTATAGAATCTGCTGGTATAATATGCTTATTATTCGGTGCCTTACTGGGTGAGTTGGCGGTACGCGCCGTTGAAGGCGATTCCGCTGCGCTATGCAATGAGGCATTTGAAAGGGTTGTGCTGCCATCGCCGCCGTCACGCTTGACGATTGTGGCTGGCGCCTGTAGTAAGCGCTTTATTTTACTCAGATAGCCATGTGGAAAGTGTTTTTCGTAATATTTGCGCAGACGACGTATTTCTGGGCGCGATAGTCCAATATGTTTGAGGTCTTCGTCAGTCGCATATTTGACGTGGGCAGCGTTTGTAATTTTCAGTTCATTTCTGtagaaacaaaagcaaattacaATCAAAAATTTATGCGTTGTATAATATCTATGCAACTTACTTGATTGCATTATAATAATGTTGCAATTCTGCTTCTGTTAGAAActcatataaatcaatttggGAGCATTCTGAAAGAGTAGACAAAATTCAAGTAATTCAATTCTATTTTTGTATGAAGAGTTTTATAAAATAGGGCATAATCTTATATTAGACCAACAGGGTAAACCAAATTTATTTCTGTACATCATCTATTGGCTTGCAACTCGTGTTATCCaaagaaatgaaaacatttttttttttaattttttgtaagtaAATCATCACGAGCATACAAAAAAATGCGGTTGTCCAAACGCCCGCGTACATCCGTTCCATCTGCTCATGGAGACAAAagtcatttcatttgattttacgtttcttttttattgttattatcggTTGCATGCCGCATGTGGGTGTGAAGTGGGAGCGCGCAACAAATGTCGTGCTACAGCTAAATCTAGCATATGCTAGAC belongs to Zeugodacus cucurbitae isolate PBARC_wt_2022May chromosome 6, idZeuCucr1.2, whole genome shotgun sequence and includes:
- the LOC105221183 gene encoding activated Cdc42 kinase-like isoform X2, whose translation is MECSQIDLYEFLTEAELQHYYNAIKNELKITNAAHVKYATDEDLKHIGLSRPEIRRLRKYYEKHFPHGYLSKIKRLLQAPATIVKRDGGDGSTTLSNASLHSAAESPSTARTANSPSKAPNNKHIIPADSITVNKQLGTGEFGIVQQGVWTNGTERIQVAIKCLCRERMQSNPMEFLKEAAIMHSIEHENIVRLYGVVLATDSLMLVTELAHLRSLLECLKDPGLRVSFLTIPTLCEFAMQICNGMRYLENKRLIHRDLAARNILVFSKDKVKISDFGLSRALGVGKDYYKTNFNVNLKLPIAWCAPECINYLRFTNASDVWAYGVCLWEMFSYGFQPWAALTGLQILEAIDAPNYQRLEQPDCCPQEYYTLMIKCWQDDPVKRPKFTEIYELLPDMKPEQLKAVVHCLEPKKDHLLYRQGDIITVLDRNTGTPFWKGVLTTGKTGFFNPSNTVAYLEGLPSANRDSFCRTSERISKRKLRTEMISKPQNDFKHTGHVGIDGDSFGDIAFLGNSQNYNHVPRQIVTPYKPSEDIEQTPLLLPPTPTSPDSLQTASGYFPEEGHGTSMNPTFISSTENTPKHFNTGNGAQSSFEFPGQQSHTKSFTNPFTHKGDDEVMLSGGTLAMQNNNYGLDSQSFQGNIAAGGSQQWRDAVKNGGSSEDPHEYHEISDDEMTADKLDFGPSLMDEINSMFGSMSASTSAAASKSSDFEHTNKKNEFAEITSKLVGGKNGESNSSSKFGTSSKKKSSSGTVKPISVKDERILNQAIEIANEISARSMNDLVCDQTSSTQSPKRKFSFRFPHLTSSGSNASDKGSGGNCSPTAGGANANAAAQKSLSPYSKKKNFTEELESIPDLQRFRSLSEIKNVNGPDLRIPIFDKESSDFCFEKSREILSRPLSLDPPPSSLTQNTMSPSATLDPQSHRAVRNQKSISENIMDIENTLKALNLDFMHTYTELDKTDSDETLLNEQFSNIVSSIEDEISSATGSLKSAIYNYSNGVQTMFDFNAATSHLDKHLQYINTQSHAQAQSALGDFMQDQKMAEDKRSSTPDTGFASRDTNISLSRRSSQKSNYSPQENYYSPKETSSMLAPSGSGSSYMTHKDDSLPLATERFSATKYGSCASPNKTSALNASNTSVYSSNQLKSSACGLSVADADPYKESGHRQRSMSFTDNPMNPISPVLSEPQQRLKRRSTHSAMESRSSHKPHVRSASSYKPRSIRARTLRRLSYNPIILDSSSSSDDDPISDCNPSIARSECDIRARVSSLYRRRRPASGGSVAGNGATHKLLTPGWQDEDPSELATTSQKKLYGSNVSIKSAPHYNYGARSMSHHYSRQLEEQFAYEDRIYDFGGGRGPGNNYSGGVPPTIGGLARGMDLNGSSGRIGSTVVAMGLGGGGGSGSGSSSATSSAPPYNGGAAITGMGSAGERTFTALSGISARNAVFHEFDVSRLTGKSPTSNFANSPPEERNRAHPSPPKSLPLPPLPILNAAAPASAGSNATSLQKSLGSAKQQMEFHWPEKIHASTVKQNELLWRQQQQQQRHPSKTSTKQQSHNAFLGSMRVSSATAGVGLALGGGGGVGGVPGEASYTSDSSSSDSEEFAFRTEFIPHVPPSPAP
- the LOC105221183 gene encoding activated Cdc42 kinase-like isoform X1, with translation MECSQIDLYEFLTEAELQHYYNAIKNELKITNAAHVKYATDEDLKHIGLSRPEIRRLRKYYEKHFPHGYLSKIKRLLQAPATIVKRDGGDGSTTLSNASLHSAAESPSTARTANSPSKAPNNKHIIPADSITVNKQLGTGEFGIVQQGVWTNGTERIQVAIKCLCRERMQSNPMEFLKEAAIMHSIEHENIVRLYGVVLATDSLMLVTELAHLRSLLECLKDPGLRVSFLTIPTLCEFAMQICNGMRYLENKRLIHRDLAARNILVFSKDKVKISDFGLSRALGVGKDYYKTNFNVNLKLPIAWCAPECINYLRFTNASDVWAYGVCLWEMFSYGFQPWAALTGLQILEAIDAPNYQRLEQPDCCPQEYYTLMIKCWQDDPVKRPKFTEIYELLPDMKPEQLKAVVHCLEPKKDHLLYRQGDIITVLDRNTGTPFWKGVLTTGKTGFFNPSNTVAYLEGLPSANRDSFCRTSERISKRKLRTEMISKPQNDFKHTGHVGIDGDSFGDIAFLGNSQNYNHVPRQIVTPYKPSEDIEQTPLLLPPTPTSPDSLQTASGYFPEEGHGTSMNPTFISSTENTPKHFNTGNGAQSSFEFPGQQSHTKSFTNPFTHKGDDEVMLSGGTLAMQNNNYGLDSQSFQGNIAAGGSQQWRDAVKNGGSSEDPHEYHEISDDEMTADKLDFGPSLMDEINSMFGSMSASTSAAASKSSDFEHTNKKNEFAEITSKLVGGKNGESNSSSKFGTSSKKKSSSGTVKPISVKDERILNQAIEIANEISARSMNDLVCDQTSSTQSPKRKFSFRFPHLTSSGSNASDKGSGGNCSPTAGGANANAAAQKSLSPYSKKKNFTEELESIPDLQAIIGEEGREAYNSLIERKSSLGAGLGMGLSPAATLLRHLDTNEFELTTAKTLPRRSMHLQERSEPARGITCRNNGDQIVVPLHNAPRPMTLPTRGAAGRAKKLDGNTGAHLVNGGSVNVSNEETVTSPTCNGDGNGGSSPCESPSYLTNTFYKFPESANANTPATTAATTPTDDTTTNPIPLPPRDGKKHIKTNAKRHVRKYPLIIPVNGLQRTLNMVTETTPTEDGLKPVTALTLSNGVMQRALTASQTKVTPNKSVPTVTPVVASPTSPSSTMHAFQRHSSDGHTYQNLGKLSDAETGSGANTTDSASLHFESILEADYDKGSVLQSPDVTDGFYNFSIQKEQYNKGKTVDFHTNKICGLYVNEDELRNLDTERNLKLKQNSAAAKGATTTMANVAAASTNPAAPAQAATLAEPAAEVLATTSTITTTEIKPAPSMVTTATITLASPVDEAPPTPKVATPASPESAVIREKSGKANLTADNELAGNALFKKVRESVELAMDKKAPGTTNAAGSGGSSSSNKIHKVARASSIATTTTRPQTETEYFAAATARLKDSNSVSCEDLLEFSDKKPRGCERGVDSDEVRIMVKVLGKSVVEPTRCLQSLEFIGWDVHKAIKIIKLQNILPAKELSFAAAVEALQKFEWDLHTTALKLKTSKC